Proteins from one Pseudomonadota bacterium genomic window:
- the lgt gene encoding prolipoprotein diacylglyceryl transferase, whose protein sequence is MHRVMFFSGRPYEIYSYGFCLVLAMLAGLLYATRRAPRFGLNRDQVLDLSLALLLGGMVGGRVLSIACDYEYYAHAPLYELFNIRAGGLAWHGALAGGLIGFVAYRLRSGLPSGALVDLVTPPVLVGHVIGRVGCFLNGCCVGRACALPWAVTYPDAPQWGGIARHPTQIYEALAEVAILVFIATVWERRPRPSGSTFLVYFLLYATARFFIEFVREEPLLWGVLDLAQYISIGMIVFSVTGLAMVYRRAPAQPDEGEVSPAGA, encoded by the coding sequence ATGCATCGCGTCATGTTCTTCAGCGGGCGTCCGTACGAGATCTACTCGTATGGGTTCTGCCTCGTTCTGGCGATGCTGGCAGGGCTTCTCTATGCGACACGACGCGCACCCCGCTTCGGGCTGAATCGTGACCAGGTGCTCGATCTCTCGCTCGCGCTGCTGCTGGGGGGGATGGTGGGCGGTCGGGTTCTGAGCATTGCCTGCGACTATGAGTACTATGCGCACGCACCGCTCTATGAGCTCTTCAACATTCGTGCGGGGGGACTGGCCTGGCATGGGGCCCTTGCCGGTGGTCTCATCGGCTTCGTCGCCTACCGGCTTCGCTCGGGCCTCCCGTCCGGGGCCCTGGTCGACCTGGTGACGCCACCTGTGCTGGTCGGGCATGTCATCGGTCGCGTCGGCTGCTTCCTCAACGGGTGCTGCGTCGGGCGCGCCTGCGCCCTTCCCTGGGCTGTCACGTACCCGGACGCCCCGCAGTGGGGAGGTATCGCGCGTCACCCCACCCAGATCTATGAAGCGCTGGCCGAGGTTGCGATTCTCGTCTTCATCGCGACCGTCTGGGAACGTCGCCCTCGCCCGTCGGGCAGCACGTTCCTGGTCTACTTCCTGCTGTACGCCACGGCGCGCTTCTTCATCGAGTTCGTGCGCGAAGAGCCCTTGCTCTGGGGAGTTCTCGATCTGGCGCAGTACATCTCCATCGGCATGATCGTCTTCAGCGTCACGGGTCTGGCGATGGTCTACCGTCGGGCGCCCGCGCAGCCCGACGAGGGAGAGGTGAGCCCCGCAGGGGCCTGA
- the lgt gene encoding prolipoprotein diacylglyceryl transferase: MHRILFHIGSYPIFSFGVFVALGCVAASYLAASQSGRLRLDRDNVLEICVWVVAAAVLGARLGFVLQNAGFYATHPGEILNMRAGGMSWHGSLVGIVVGAYIPCRRHGVALLDFLDIAGPGILLGLAVGRIGCFLNGCCYGKVTEAAWAIVTPTESDPVHLLPRYPTQLLEMGLALVTVPALVLWLRHRRFKGEVFIGFLVLYSVIRFVVEFFREGATLGGTPLTLAQWVSVGLVGVGGAAIALRRAGQPASTLEEAESSVGS; the protein is encoded by the coding sequence ATGCATCGAATCCTGTTTCACATCGGTAGCTATCCCATCTTCTCGTTTGGTGTTTTTGTCGCTCTCGGATGCGTGGCCGCCTCCTACCTGGCCGCCAGCCAGTCTGGGCGATTGCGCCTCGATCGCGACAACGTTCTCGAGATCTGTGTCTGGGTGGTGGCGGCGGCCGTGCTCGGCGCCAGACTGGGCTTCGTGCTGCAGAATGCCGGGTTCTACGCCACCCATCCGGGCGAGATCCTCAATATGCGGGCAGGCGGGATGTCATGGCATGGCAGTCTCGTCGGCATCGTGGTGGGGGCCTACATCCCCTGTCGCCGACACGGCGTCGCCCTGCTCGACTTTCTCGACATCGCCGGGCCTGGCATCCTGCTCGGCCTCGCTGTGGGGCGGATCGGCTGCTTTCTCAACGGCTGCTGCTACGGCAAGGTGACAGAGGCCGCCTGGGCCATCGTCACGCCAACGGAGAGCGACCCGGTGCATCTCCTGCCCCGCTACCCGACGCAGCTGCTCGAGATGGGGCTCGCCCTCGTGACGGTTCCCGCTCTTGTGCTCTGGCTGCGCCATCGCAGGTTCAAGGGCGAGGTCTTCATCGGTTTCCTCGTGCTCTACTCTGTGATTCGCTTCGTGGTGGAGTTCTTCCGCGAGGGCGCTACCCTTGGGGGAACTCCCCTCACCCTGGCGCAGTGGGTCAGTGTGGGCCTCGTGGGGGTGGGTGGCGCAGCCATCGCCTTGCGGCGCGCTGGGCAGCCTGCGTCCACCCTCGAGGAGGCTGAATCGAGCGTGGGCTCGTGA